The Stieleria sp. JC731 genome has a segment encoding these proteins:
- a CDS encoding prepilin-type N-terminal cleavage/methylation domain-containing protein yields MNRLKRNAFTLIEMVIVILILGIIAAVAAPRMFTTAEQAEINTTRQQLAVLRNAIEMYRAQNGAYPANGELDTELATMLNGPFPSPSVGPVNGLSGVYYDTTTTAVPVAPSPDATNGWAYKPHNGSLKLNLDPGGSDIGRDW; encoded by the coding sequence ATGAATCGACTTAAACGAAACGCGTTCACATTGATCGAAATGGTGATCGTCATTTTGATCTTGGGAATCATCGCAGCGGTCGCCGCTCCGCGTATGTTCACAACGGCCGAACAAGCCGAAATCAACACCACCCGCCAACAGCTTGCCGTTCTGCGTAACGCGATCGAAATGTATCGCGCTCAAAACGGTGCTTATCCAGCCAACGGTGAACTCGACACTGAGTTGGCGACGATGTTGAACGGTCCTTTTCCGTCCCCATCCGTTGGCCCGGTGAATGGACTCAGTGGTGTGTACTACGACACAACAACGACAGCCGTACCGGTCGCTCCGTCACCCGATGCGACGAACGGTTGGGCATACAAGCCACACAACGGAAGCTTGAAATTGAAT